The following are encoded together in the Streptomyces sp. NBC_00341 genome:
- a CDS encoding SDR family oxidoreductase: MLLTGKTVIVSGVGAGLGHRIAATVVRDGGNAVLGARTAANLAKSAAEIDPEGLHTAHLPTDITDEAQCDALAALAVERFGRIDAVVHVAAWDSYFGGVEDADLDTWKSVIDVNLLGTLRMTRACLPALRERGGSVVVIGTQSAVAAPSQVRQAAYAASKGALTSAMYSMAREFGPHRIRVNTVLPGWMWGPPVQAYVQFTAHTEGVSEAEVLGRLSERMALPELATDGDVAEAAVFLASDRARAITGQSLLVNAGELMR, from the coding sequence ATGTTGCTCACGGGGAAGACCGTCATCGTTTCCGGGGTGGGCGCCGGGCTCGGCCACCGGATCGCGGCCACGGTCGTACGGGACGGGGGCAACGCCGTGCTCGGGGCGCGCACCGCCGCCAATCTCGCCAAGTCGGCCGCCGAGATCGATCCCGAGGGGCTCCACACCGCGCACCTGCCGACCGACATCACCGACGAGGCGCAGTGCGACGCGCTCGCGGCGCTGGCCGTCGAGCGGTTCGGGCGGATCGACGCGGTCGTCCATGTCGCCGCCTGGGACAGCTACTTCGGCGGTGTCGAGGACGCGGACCTGGACACCTGGAAGTCGGTCATCGACGTCAATCTGCTCGGTACGCTGCGGATGACGCGCGCCTGCCTGCCCGCCCTGAGGGAGCGCGGCGGCTCGGTCGTCGTCATCGGCACGCAGTCCGCGGTGGCCGCGCCGTCCCAAGTGCGGCAGGCGGCGTACGCGGCCTCCAAGGGCGCGCTGACCTCCGCGATGTACTCCATGGCCCGGGAGTTCGGGCCGCACCGGATCCGGGTGAACACGGTGCTGCCGGGCTGGATGTGGGGGCCGCCGGTGCAGGCCTACGTACAGTTCACCGCCCACACCGAGGGGGTGTCCGAGGCCGAGGTGCTGGGGAGGCTCTCCGAGCGCATGGCGCTTCCTGAGCTGGCCACGGACGGCGATGTGGCGGAGGCCGCGGTGTTCCTGGCCTCCGACCGGGCGCGGGCGATCACCGGGCAGTCCCTGCTGGTCAACGCCGGCGAGCTGATGCGCTGA
- a CDS encoding aldo/keto reductase, whose translation MPRRRPGSAGLEVSALGLGCMGMSQTYGVPDDKESIATIHRALERGCFFFDTAESYGPFVNEELLGRALRGRRDEAVVATKFGWEYEGTRRGELNSKPEHIRTVVDECLGRLETDRIDVLYQHRVDLEVPIEEVAGTVGELIQEGKVLHFGLSEAGAGTIARAHEVCPVALLQTEYSLWERHIEQEILPVVRERGIGLVAYSPLGRGFLTGTALPAEEYPESDYRRYDPRFQGDNFTANSAAASVVREVATKHGATPAQIALAWLLHRGEDIVPIPGTKRRVTLEENLAAVDVVLDAEDHQRLDEALPPEAVAGTRYPEAVMRMNGR comes from the coding sequence ATTCCGCGGCGTCGGCCGGGAAGCGCCGGCCTTGAAGTCTCCGCGTTGGGACTCGGCTGCATGGGAATGAGCCAGACCTATGGAGTTCCGGACGACAAGGAGTCGATCGCGACGATCCATCGGGCACTCGAACGAGGCTGCTTCTTCTTCGACACCGCGGAGTCGTACGGCCCCTTCGTCAACGAAGAACTTCTGGGCCGCGCGCTCCGTGGCCGCCGGGACGAGGCGGTCGTCGCGACGAAGTTCGGGTGGGAGTACGAAGGGACACGACGCGGAGAGCTGAACAGCAAGCCCGAGCACATTCGCACAGTGGTCGACGAATGCCTGGGGAGGCTGGAAACCGACCGGATCGACGTCCTCTATCAGCACCGCGTGGACCTGGAAGTCCCGATCGAGGAGGTGGCCGGTACGGTCGGCGAGCTCATCCAAGAGGGAAAGGTGCTCCACTTCGGCCTGTCGGAGGCCGGTGCGGGAACGATCGCCCGCGCCCACGAGGTCTGTCCCGTGGCCCTGCTCCAGACGGAGTACTCGCTCTGGGAGCGCCACATCGAGCAGGAGATTCTGCCGGTGGTCCGGGAGCGGGGAATCGGTCTCGTGGCCTACTCACCCCTGGGGCGTGGGTTCCTGACCGGGACGGCGCTGCCGGCGGAGGAGTATCCGGAGTCGGACTACCGCCGCTACGACCCCCGGTTCCAGGGGGACAACTTCACCGCCAACTCGGCTGCGGCGTCGGTGGTGCGCGAGGTGGCCACGAAGCACGGGGCGACGCCGGCTCAGATCGCCCTCGCGTGGCTGCTCCACCGGGGCGAGGACATCGTGCCTATTCCCGGTACCAAGCGCAGGGTCACGCTGGAGGAGAACCTCGCGGCCGTGGACGTGGTGCTCGACGCCGAGGACCACCAGCGGCTGGACGAGGCGCTGCCTCCGGAAGCGGTGGCGGGAACCCGCTACCCAGAAGCCGTCATGCGTATGAACGGCCGCTGA
- a CDS encoding aminoglycoside phosphotransferase family protein: MPSPHPDGRAGIDAALVQRLIDAQFPHWSGLPVAPVAVDGWDNRTYRLGDAMTVRLPTAAGYVPAVEKEHHWLPRLAPSLPVAVPPVLALGAPGEGYPYPWSVRRWLRGETATLDRIDDVPRFARSVADFLLALQRCDATDGPASGEHSWYRGASPAHYDAETRRCLTALEGHVDTDRARTVWEAALAAPWPGEAVWFHGDIASGNLLVEGGELTAVIDFGTSGVGDPACDLVIAWGLFSGESREAFRHAVGQDSGTWARARGWSLWKSLLNLTGYIGTDPVGAAHELRVIDAVLEDHERFG; the protein is encoded by the coding sequence ATGCCCTCTCCCCACCCCGACGGCCGCGCCGGAATCGACGCCGCGCTCGTGCAACGTCTGATCGACGCCCAGTTCCCGCATTGGAGCGGTCTTCCGGTGGCCCCGGTGGCGGTGGACGGCTGGGACAACCGGACGTACCGCCTGGGCGACGCGATGACGGTGCGGCTGCCCACGGCGGCCGGTTACGTCCCCGCCGTGGAGAAGGAGCACCACTGGCTGCCGCGCCTCGCCCCTTCGCTGCCGGTCGCCGTTCCCCCGGTGCTGGCCCTGGGCGCTCCGGGCGAGGGCTATCCGTATCCGTGGTCGGTCCGCCGCTGGCTGCGCGGTGAGACGGCCACCCTCGACCGCATCGACGACGTACCCCGGTTCGCGCGCTCCGTGGCGGACTTCCTCCTCGCGCTCCAGCGGTGCGACGCGACCGACGGGCCGGCCTCCGGGGAGCACAGCTGGTACCGGGGTGCTTCGCCCGCCCACTACGACGCGGAGACCCGGCGCTGCCTGACCGCACTGGAGGGCCACGTGGACACCGACAGGGCCCGCACCGTCTGGGAGGCGGCTCTCGCCGCGCCCTGGCCGGGGGAAGCCGTCTGGTTCCACGGCGACATCGCCTCCGGCAACCTGCTCGTGGAGGGCGGTGAGCTGACGGCCGTCATCGACTTCGGTACGTCGGGCGTCGGTGACCCCGCCTGTGATCTGGTGATCGCGTGGGGGCTGTTCTCCGGCGAGAGCCGGGAGGCGTTCCGGCACGCGGTCGGCCAGGATTCCGGCACCTGGGCACGGGCCCGCGGGTGGTCGCTGTGGAAGTCGCTGCTGAACCTGACGGGGTACATCGGTACGGACCCCGTGGGCGCCGCGCATGAGCTCCGGGTGATCGACGCGGTGCTGGAGGACCACGAGCGGTTCGGCTGA
- a CDS encoding DUF397 domain-containing protein, translating into MSPAPDLSAATWRKSSYSDGGANNCVEVSDTFPGLVPVRDSKTPTAPALVFGPAAWSAFVGFAADGRTAGRDS; encoded by the coding sequence ATGAGTCCTGCCCCCGACCTCTCCGCCGCGACCTGGCGCAAGTCCAGCTACAGCGACGGCGGCGCCAACAACTGCGTCGAGGTGTCCGACACCTTCCCCGGCCTCGTCCCCGTACGCGACAGCAAGACCCCCACCGCACCCGCGCTGGTATTCGGACCGGCGGCCTGGTCCGCGTTCGTGGGTTTCGCGGCAGATGGCCGGACTGCGGGACGCGACAGCTGA
- a CDS encoding helix-turn-helix domain-containing protein, producing the protein MSELTTTDEESGRAALGRALRYRREKSGRSLGQLAEETRYDKSYLYRLEVSQRLSKLAVMEDLDRFYDSGGLLVQLWKVARKEVFKDRYKEFMRLENVARIMHLFTLGIPGLLQTEEVARALLSGAQEAYTESELVEEQVIARMGRQQLLHRNPPPSVRIIMDEYALRRPVADSKAWDEQLAHLVDMSEVASVAIQVLPFAVGAHHLMDGSLTLLWQDDASAVAYTEGNGCAELIEDAAAVTRYRLSYDRLRDLALPPSESTAFIRGVLKEHRS; encoded by the coding sequence ATGAGCGAACTCACCACCACCGACGAGGAGTCCGGCCGGGCCGCGCTCGGTCGGGCGCTGCGGTACCGCCGCGAGAAATCGGGCCGGTCCCTCGGTCAGCTGGCGGAGGAGACCCGCTACGACAAGAGCTACCTGTACCGCCTGGAGGTCAGCCAGCGCCTGTCCAAGCTCGCGGTGATGGAGGACCTGGACCGGTTCTACGACTCCGGGGGGCTGCTGGTGCAGCTCTGGAAGGTGGCGCGCAAGGAGGTCTTCAAGGACCGGTACAAGGAGTTCATGCGGCTGGAGAACGTGGCTCGCATCATGCACCTGTTCACGCTCGGGATCCCGGGTCTGCTCCAGACGGAGGAGGTGGCACGCGCCCTGCTGTCCGGCGCCCAGGAGGCCTACACCGAATCCGAGTTGGTGGAGGAGCAGGTGATAGCCCGCATGGGCCGTCAGCAGCTGCTGCACCGCAATCCGCCCCCGTCCGTGCGGATCATCATGGACGAGTACGCGCTGCGGCGCCCGGTCGCGGACTCCAAGGCGTGGGACGAACAGCTGGCCCATCTCGTCGACATGAGCGAGGTGGCCTCCGTCGCCATTCAGGTCCTCCCCTTCGCCGTCGGGGCACACCACCTGATGGACGGCTCCCTGACACTGCTGTGGCAGGACGACGCGAGTGCCGTTGCCTACACGGAGGGCAATGGATGCGCCGAGTTGATCGAGGATGCGGCTGCCGTGACGCGCTACCGGCTGTCCTACGATCGGCTCCGGGATCTGGCGCTGCCCCCGTCGGAGTCCACCGCGTTCATCAGGGGTGTCCTGAAGGAGCACAGATCATGA
- the eccD gene encoding type VII secretion integral membrane protein EccD, with protein MSSTLTTGFCRVTVVAPDSRIDVALPDDVAVADLLPEILRLTGQVTPPGAPPGYHLARRDGTLLDATHPLSVQRVLDGDVLRLRPFAESLPPAVFDDVSDAVASAVRRDRALWSDQLFGVSGLFGGALLLVLMGFVLWFADPVTHDMHGLPGIVAAAVGVLLVTLAGIRARSYGDRASAVALGLAALPHLMIAGSGLLALDPGTGIGRLQFLLGCAAVLLVSAGLVAAMPSGDAPFVAIVFASAVGTLATFCAILTDSSPSETASVCAVVAIGAVAFLPGLSARVAHLPIGYAAPRPMTDADLDNETGVVADPDPVDAERIAAQARRGHELLLGLVGGCCVVVVASAAVLGFSSNVWGQTLALVAGLAMLLRARLFRYTAQVVAVLGAGLAALGLLVLGLSLNPPADAVIKLLTEQDRGPLDIRTLWLAAAVTAGAALMVGIALIIPKKGLSPFWGRLSDLAEVVLLLALVPLCLAVLDVYSSARGMTS; from the coding sequence GTGAGTTCGACCCTGACAACCGGTTTTTGCCGTGTAACGGTCGTGGCGCCGGACAGCCGTATCGATGTCGCCCTGCCGGACGACGTCGCCGTCGCGGACCTCCTTCCGGAGATCCTGCGGCTGACCGGCCAGGTCACACCGCCGGGGGCGCCCCCCGGCTACCACCTGGCCCGCCGCGACGGCACCCTCCTGGACGCCACCCACCCGCTGTCCGTCCAGCGGGTCCTGGACGGTGACGTCCTGCGGCTCAGGCCCTTCGCCGAATCGCTCCCCCCGGCCGTCTTCGACGACGTGTCCGACGCCGTCGCGTCCGCCGTCCGCCGCGACCGCGCGCTCTGGAGCGATCAGCTGTTCGGCGTCTCCGGCCTCTTCGGCGGCGCGCTCCTCCTCGTCCTCATGGGCTTCGTGCTCTGGTTCGCGGACCCGGTCACACACGACATGCACGGACTGCCGGGCATCGTCGCCGCCGCCGTCGGCGTACTGCTCGTCACGCTCGCCGGTATCAGGGCACGGAGTTACGGGGACCGGGCCTCCGCCGTCGCGCTCGGCCTCGCCGCTCTGCCGCACCTGATGATCGCCGGGTCCGGGCTGCTCGCGCTCGACCCGGGCACCGGTATCGGACGCCTCCAGTTCCTGCTGGGCTGCGCCGCGGTGCTCCTCGTCTCCGCCGGGCTCGTCGCCGCGATGCCGAGCGGCGACGCACCCTTCGTCGCCATCGTCTTCGCCTCCGCGGTCGGCACCCTCGCGACGTTCTGCGCGATCCTCACCGATTCCAGCCCCAGCGAGACCGCCAGTGTCTGCGCGGTCGTCGCGATCGGCGCCGTGGCCTTCCTGCCCGGCCTCTCCGCCCGGGTGGCCCACCTGCCGATCGGCTACGCCGCCCCGCGTCCCATGACGGACGCCGACCTCGACAACGAGACCGGCGTCGTCGCGGACCCCGACCCCGTGGACGCCGAACGCATCGCGGCGCAGGCCCGGCGCGGGCACGAGCTGCTGCTGGGTCTCGTCGGAGGCTGCTGCGTCGTGGTCGTCGCGTCCGCCGCCGTCCTGGGCTTCTCCAGCAACGTCTGGGGCCAGACCCTCGCACTGGTCGCCGGCCTCGCCATGCTGCTGCGGGCCCGCCTCTTCCGCTACACCGCGCAGGTCGTCGCCGTACTGGGCGCGGGCCTCGCCGCCCTGGGCCTGCTGGTCCTCGGGCTGTCGCTCAACCCGCCGGCCGACGCCGTCATCAAGCTCCTGACGGAACAGGACCGGGGACCGCTCGACATCCGCACCCTGTGGCTCGCCGCCGCCGTCACGGCCGGTGCCGCGCTGATGGTCGGCATCGCGCTGATCATCCCGAAGAAGGGGCTCTCCCCCTTCTGGGGCCGCCTCTCCGACCTGGCCGAGGTGGTCCTCCTCCTCGCGCTCGTTCCGCTGTGCCTGGCCGTACTGGACGTGTACTCCTCGGCACGCGGGATGACGAGCTAA
- a CDS encoding sodium:solute symporter family protein produces MNSLDWVVLIGYFGVMIAIGLWSHKRVDNVSDFFTAGGKMPWWLSGISHHMSGYSAVMFTGYAGIAYQYGVTSFVTWSLPIAIGIGIGAKLFAPRLNRLRSRLHVASPLEYLKNRYNIQTQQALAWSGLLLKIVDVGAKWAAIATLLSVFTGITLTQGIFITGIITAVYCTVGGLWADALTELGQFIIQLFAGVAMLVTAMSKLDGFSTLWTVWDKLPEGHTDPTAGPYTVTFLLAYLFIKTFEYNGGMWNQAQRYMATDSAASATRSARLSAILWLVWPTVLFFPMWCAPLLVHAQKPDASDSYALMTEQLLPHGLLGLVVVGFFSHTMAMCSSDANAIAAVFTRDILPVFSKAARTWSSRAGLLAARLSTLGFLGLSMALATQINSPTFKDIISVVIKWVAGLMGPIAIPFMLGLLRRFRKSGPTAALVSWAAGLLAFYFTNYNFDGSTKTNVALQYQVALPLAISLVLFIVIGFIKPEDTPERDAVIEQINTDGDGPGIGATVPAQAGPGDVTGSGKDTDSDVRGVNGVKD; encoded by the coding sequence ATGAACAGTCTCGACTGGGTCGTGCTCATCGGCTACTTCGGCGTGATGATCGCGATCGGACTCTGGTCCCACAAGCGTGTCGACAACGTCAGCGACTTCTTCACGGCCGGCGGCAAGATGCCGTGGTGGCTGTCCGGCATCTCGCACCACATGTCCGGCTACAGCGCCGTGATGTTCACCGGCTACGCCGGAATCGCCTACCAGTACGGCGTCACGTCCTTCGTGACGTGGTCGCTGCCGATCGCCATCGGCATCGGCATCGGCGCCAAGCTCTTCGCGCCCCGGCTCAACCGGCTGCGCTCGCGACTGCACGTCGCCTCGCCGCTCGAATACCTGAAGAACCGCTACAACATCCAGACCCAGCAGGCGCTCGCCTGGTCCGGTCTGCTGCTGAAGATCGTGGACGTCGGTGCCAAGTGGGCGGCCATCGCCACCCTGCTCTCCGTCTTCACGGGCATCACCCTCACCCAGGGCATCTTCATCACCGGCATCATCACGGCCGTCTACTGCACGGTCGGCGGTCTGTGGGCCGACGCGCTCACCGAGCTGGGGCAGTTCATCATCCAACTGTTCGCCGGTGTCGCGATGCTCGTCACCGCGATGAGCAAGCTGGACGGGTTCAGCACGCTGTGGACGGTCTGGGACAAGCTCCCCGAGGGCCACACGGACCCGACGGCCGGTCCGTACACCGTGACCTTCCTGCTGGCGTACCTGTTCATCAAGACCTTCGAGTACAACGGCGGCATGTGGAACCAGGCCCAGCGCTACATGGCCACGGACTCCGCCGCCTCCGCGACCCGTTCGGCCCGGCTGTCCGCCATCCTGTGGCTGGTGTGGCCGACGGTCCTGTTCTTCCCGATGTGGTGCGCCCCGCTGCTGGTCCACGCGCAGAAGCCGGACGCCTCGGACAGCTACGCGCTGATGACCGAGCAGTTGCTGCCGCACGGTCTGCTGGGCCTGGTCGTCGTCGGCTTCTTCTCGCACACGATGGCCATGTGCTCCTCGGACGCCAACGCCATCGCGGCCGTCTTCACGCGGGACATCCTCCCGGTCTTCTCCAAGGCGGCCCGCACCTGGAGCAGCCGGGCCGGACTGCTGGCCGCGCGGCTCTCCACACTCGGCTTCCTGGGCCTGTCGATGGCGCTGGCGACCCAGATCAACTCGCCGACGTTCAAGGACATCATCTCCGTCGTCATCAAGTGGGTCGCCGGTCTGATGGGTCCGATCGCGATCCCGTTCATGCTGGGTCTGCTGCGCCGGTTCCGTAAGTCGGGACCGACGGCGGCGCTCGTCAGCTGGGCGGCCGGTCTGCTCGCGTTCTACTTCACCAACTACAACTTCGACGGTTCGACGAAGACGAACGTGGCGTTGCAGTACCAGGTGGCGCTGCCGCTGGCGATCTCGCTGGTGCTCTTCATCGTCATCGGCTTCATCAAGCCGGAGGACACCCCGGAGCGCGACGCGGTCATCGAGCAGATCAACACGGACGGCGACGGTCCGGGCATCGGCGCGACGGTACCGGCGCAGGCCGGCCCCGGGGACGTGACGGGCTCCGGCAAGGACACGGACAGCGATGTGAGGGGCGTGAACGGCGTCAAGGACTGA
- a CDS encoding ADP-ribosylglycohydrolase family protein: MSTGTTAVWGRAEQQDFRSRVRGALLGGAIGDALGAGVSGLSLEEIREAHGADAVTDFVPAHGGRGLVTAVTQLNLFTVDGLIRAQVRRDIGAWHPPTDVHQAYLRWAATQHDWGPDERREGNGWLAGQEWLYARRAPTRECLNGLGDTVMGTLDRPKNPAAHDAAALTRSAPFGLLVGWEPQLVLQLAVECAAQTHGHPTALLSSGALAVMVHGLARGETLDGSVQHALALLAERPGHEPVTEALQQALGSVRQGIPGPALIESLGATDSAEETLAVAVYCALVGEDVRHGLRLAVNHGGPSAATGALCGALLGALHGETALPPAWLAELEGRATLLELADDFAMEMTQGPALHSPAAVAAGWLARYPRG; encoded by the coding sequence GTGAGCACAGGGACCACGGCTGTCTGGGGCCGTGCCGAACAGCAGGACTTCCGCAGCCGGGTACGTGGCGCGCTGCTCGGCGGCGCCATCGGGGACGCGCTCGGCGCGGGCGTCAGCGGGCTCTCGCTGGAGGAGATCCGCGAGGCGCACGGCGCCGACGCGGTCACCGACTTCGTCCCCGCGCACGGCGGACGCGGCCTCGTCACCGCCGTCACCCAGCTCAACCTGTTCACCGTGGACGGGCTGATCCGCGCCCAGGTCCGCCGCGACATCGGCGCCTGGCACCCGCCCACCGACGTGCATCAGGCGTACCTGCGGTGGGCCGCCACCCAGCACGACTGGGGGCCCGACGAACGCCGCGAGGGCAACGGCTGGCTCGCCGGGCAGGAATGGCTCTACGCGCGCCGCGCGCCCACCCGGGAATGCCTCAACGGCCTCGGTGACACCGTCATGGGCACCCTCGACCGGCCCAAGAACCCCGCCGCACACGATGCGGCGGCGCTCACCCGCTCCGCCCCGTTCGGGCTGCTGGTCGGCTGGGAGCCGCAGCTCGTCCTCCAACTGGCCGTCGAATGCGCGGCCCAGACCCACGGCCACCCCACCGCCCTGCTCTCCTCCGGCGCCCTCGCCGTGATGGTGCACGGGCTGGCACGCGGCGAGACGCTGGACGGCTCCGTGCAGCACGCCCTCGCCCTGCTCGCAGAGCGGCCGGGCCACGAACCCGTCACGGAGGCGCTCCAACAGGCCCTCGGCAGCGTGCGACAAGGCATACCCGGACCCGCCCTCATCGAGTCCCTGGGTGCCACGGACTCCGCGGAGGAGACGCTCGCCGTGGCCGTGTACTGCGCGCTGGTGGGCGAGGACGTCCGGCACGGCCTGCGGCTGGCCGTGAACCACGGCGGACCGTCGGCGGCGACGGGGGCCCTGTGCGGGGCGCTGCTCGGCGCGCTGCACGGCGAGACCGCGCTGCCGCCGGCCTGGCTCGCCGAACTGGAGGGCCGGGCGACGCTGCTCGAACTCGCGGACGACTTCGCCATGGAGATGACCCAGGGGCCCGCCCTGCACAGCCCGGCCGCCGTCGCGGCGGGCTGGCTGGCGCGCTACCCGCGCGGCTGA
- a CDS encoding DUF397 domain-containing protein: MAIRQGATDKWTKSSYSGGNGACVEVRSPLVRAIAVRDSKVPEGPSIGFVPGAWNAFVRDVAKGALDA; encoded by the coding sequence ATGGCCATTCGTCAGGGTGCTACGGATAAGTGGACGAAGTCGTCGTATTCCGGGGGCAACGGCGCCTGCGTCGAAGTCAGGTCCCCTCTCGTGCGCGCTATCGCCGTACGTGACTCGAAGGTCCCCGAGGGCCCTTCGATCGGTTTCGTCCCCGGCGCCTGGAACGCGTTCGTGCGCGATGTCGCCAAGGGCGCGCTCGACGCCTGA